In Limosilactobacillus sp. WILCCON 0051, a single window of DNA contains:
- a CDS encoding Ppx/GppA family phosphatase has protein sequence MINLAVIDLGSNSVRLRITEIDESGNYNLVSYEKEYVRLSENMGPEKMLKPAPMDRTIKALQHFKQLCMTLENVRVIAVATAAVRQAANQTEFLKRVKAETGFSFKVISGEREAYLDYVGVTRTLPIENGLIIDTGGASMELIYVDDGQAEEIISLPIGAVLLSQEYHLEDRIKAADLFDAIVRVDHALGPQHWLQRARHQEVVALGGSNRALAKIYRWQLEAQGKGRQPVHGLKMSTADANRIMHSLLAMDKKQRADVHGIASERADVIIGGLLPLMAILRQLDVKQLTFSNNGLREGLMFKFLDHEIMSSIVQPLSD, from the coding sequence ATGATTAATCTGGCGGTTATTGATCTGGGCTCAAATTCAGTTCGGCTGCGAATTACCGAGATTGACGAGTCTGGCAATTATAATTTGGTAAGCTATGAAAAAGAATATGTTCGTCTTTCAGAAAACATGGGGCCAGAAAAAATGCTCAAGCCGGCGCCAATGGATCGGACGATAAAAGCACTGCAGCATTTTAAGCAGCTCTGTATGACGCTGGAAAACGTTCGGGTGATTGCGGTTGCCACAGCTGCCGTTCGTCAGGCGGCCAACCAGACCGAATTCCTAAAACGGGTCAAGGCAGAGACTGGTTTTAGCTTTAAGGTGATCTCTGGTGAGCGGGAAGCTTATCTGGACTATGTTGGCGTTACCAGAACCTTGCCGATTGAAAACGGGTTGATTATTGATACTGGCGGTGCCAGCATGGAATTGATCTATGTCGATGACGGACAGGCTGAAGAAATCATCAGTCTGCCGATTGGCGCAGTTCTGCTGTCGCAAGAGTATCACTTGGAGGATCGCATTAAAGCAGCAGATCTGTTTGATGCCATCGTCAGAGTTGATCACGCACTAGGACCTCAGCACTGGCTGCAGCGGGCCCGACACCAAGAAGTCGTGGCCCTGGGCGGCAGCAATCGGGCCTTAGCTAAGATCTATCGCTGGCAGCTGGAGGCTCAGGGCAAAGGACGTCAGCCAGTTCATGGTCTTAAGATGTCAACGGCTGATGCCAATCGAATCATGCACTCGCTGCTTGCAATGGATAAAAAGCAGCGGGCTGATGTTCATGGGATTGCTTCTGAGCGGGCTGACGTAATTATTGGCGGTCTGCTGCCATTAATGGCGATTCTGCGGCAATTGGACGTCAAGCAGCTGACTTTTAGCAATAATGGGCTGCGGGAAGGCTTAATGTTTAAGTTCTTGGATCACGAGATTATGAGCAGTATCGTGCAGCCGCTGTCTGATTAA
- the fabZ gene encoding 3-hydroxyacyl-ACP dehydratase FabZ yields the protein MALMTAQEIMDLIPNRYPICYIDYVDAMEPGKSITATKNVTINESFFQGHFPGNPVMPGVLIIETLAQAASILILKSPEFFKKTAYLGAIHNAKFRQMVRPGDVVKLEIEMIKKRRQMGIVKAVAKVLDKKVCSAELVFVVADRQAKI from the coding sequence TTGGCACTGATGACGGCACAAGAAATCATGGATCTGATTCCCAATCGCTATCCGATCTGCTATATCGATTATGTCGATGCCATGGAACCTGGAAAGAGCATTACCGCGACAAAAAACGTTACGATCAATGAATCATTTTTTCAAGGTCACTTTCCTGGCAACCCGGTTATGCCGGGAGTCTTGATAATTGAAACACTGGCCCAGGCAGCATCGATTCTGATTCTGAAATCACCAGAGTTTTTCAAGAAAACGGCATATCTGGGAGCAATTCACAATGCTAAGTTTCGCCAGATGGTGCGGCCGGGCGATGTCGTAAAGCTTGAGATCGAAATGATTAAAAAGCGGCGGCAAATGGGGATTGTCAAGGCAGTAGCCAAGGTCTTGGACAAAAAGGTCTGCAGCGCTGAATTGGTCTTTGTAGTGGCGGATCGCCAAGCTAAGATTTAG
- the tsaD gene encoding tRNA (adenosine(37)-N6)-threonylcarbamoyltransferase complex transferase subunit TsaD, with translation MAKRNLILAFESSCDETSVAVIEDGQKILSNIVATQILSHQRFGGVVPEVASRHHIEQITKCIDKALNEAAVDYDDLSAVAVTYGPGLVGSLLVGVTAAKMVAWAHQLPLVPVNHMAGHLYAARFENQFAYPQLALLVSGGHTELVYMASEHEYEIIGETRDDAAGEAYDKIGRVLGVNYPAGKTIDEWAAKGSDTFHFPRAMEKEDNYDFSFSGLKSAFINTVHNANQRGQKLDKYDLAASFQQSVVDVLAEKTMRALSDYHVKQLILAGGVAANHGLRKRLERDLKEQHPEVELLMAPLKLCGDNAAMIGAAGWVNYLHGDRAGWDLNAVPGLSFARSNANPDLAAK, from the coding sequence GTGGCAAAAAGAAATTTGATTTTGGCGTTTGAAAGCAGTTGTGATGAGACCAGTGTGGCGGTCATTGAAGATGGGCAAAAGATCCTGAGCAATATCGTAGCAACCCAGATTTTGAGTCATCAGCGTTTTGGCGGGGTCGTGCCTGAGGTGGCCAGCCGTCATCATATTGAGCAGATTACCAAATGCATTGATAAGGCACTGAACGAGGCAGCCGTTGACTATGACGACTTAAGTGCGGTCGCGGTTACGTATGGTCCTGGTCTGGTTGGTTCGCTGCTGGTAGGCGTGACGGCCGCCAAAATGGTTGCCTGGGCTCATCAACTGCCATTGGTGCCGGTTAATCATATGGCTGGCCATCTATACGCGGCTCGTTTTGAAAACCAGTTTGCCTATCCGCAGCTGGCACTTTTGGTTTCGGGCGGCCACACGGAACTGGTTTACATGGCTAGTGAACATGAATACGAGATTATTGGCGAAACGCGTGATGATGCGGCCGGAGAAGCCTATGACAAGATTGGCCGAGTATTAGGCGTCAACTATCCAGCTGGTAAGACGATTGATGAGTGGGCAGCCAAAGGATCCGATACGTTCCATTTCCCGCGGGCGATGGAAAAAGAGGACAACTATGACTTCAGCTTCAGTGGTCTTAAAAGCGCCTTTATCAACACTGTACACAATGCCAATCAGCGTGGTCAAAAGCTGGATAAATATGATCTGGCGGCCAGCTTTCAACAAAGCGTAGTCGACGTATTGGCAGAAAAGACGATGCGGGCTTTGAGCGACTACCATGTCAAACAGCTGATCTTGGCTGGGGGCGTAGCAGCTAACCACGGACTGCGCAAACGTTTGGAGCGCGATTTAAAAGAGCAGCATCCAGAAGTAGAGCTTTTGATGGCGCCATTGAAACTATGTGGCGACAACGCGGCTATGATTGGGGCAGCCGGTTGGGTAAACTATCTGCATGGTGATCGCGCTGGTTGGGATCTTAATGCAGTTCCTGGGCTTTCGTTTGCAAGAAGCAATGCCAACCCGGATCTGGCAGCAAAATAA
- a CDS encoding acyl-ACP thioesterase domain-containing protein translates to MALKAPLAYETKHHLSYYECDATGHPSLSMLISMAVQVSEEHGNSLGLDTAAVQSYGGGWVITSYEGSFAAQQPINGEEVILGTRAIANNRFFALREFWIQSADRQVEYVRLTGLFVYMNLQTRHLMSIPQAVIEPYHGPEKKRLPRLAKARELKDVRFKNDYHVRFFDIDSNRHVNNARYFDWMQDPLGTEFLTHHQLKHMTMRYEKEVRYGQTVTSEISSPYRNENGELTTDHRIVVDGQLAAASTMIWYE, encoded by the coding sequence ATGGCATTGAAAGCCCCTTTGGCATATGAAACCAAGCATCATTTAAGTTACTACGAATGCGATGCAACCGGTCATCCCAGCTTAAGCATGCTGATCAGTATGGCCGTGCAGGTATCAGAAGAACACGGCAATTCGCTGGGCCTGGATACGGCAGCCGTTCAAAGCTATGGCGGCGGCTGGGTGATTACCAGCTATGAAGGATCCTTTGCCGCACAACAGCCGATTAATGGCGAAGAGGTAATCTTGGGTACGCGGGCGATTGCCAATAATCGTTTCTTTGCCCTGCGCGAATTTTGGATTCAGTCAGCTGATCGTCAAGTTGAGTATGTGCGCTTGACCGGGCTGTTCGTTTATATGAACCTGCAGACGCGGCATTTAATGTCGATTCCGCAAGCAGTTATTGAGCCTTATCATGGTCCGGAAAAGAAGCGGCTACCTAGATTGGCTAAGGCTCGCGAACTCAAAGACGTTAGATTTAAAAATGACTATCATGTTCGATTCTTTGATATTGATTCAAACCGTCACGTCAATAATGCTCGCTATTTTGACTGGATGCAGGATCCACTGGGGACCGAATTTTTAACGCACCATCAGCTAAAACATATGACGATGCGCTATGAAAAAGAAGTGCGCTATGGTCAGACCGTCACCAGTGAGATCAGCAGTCCCTATCGCAATGAAAATGGAGAGTTGACCACTGATCATCGAATCGTTGTTGATGGTCAGCTGGCGGCGGCCTCAACAATGATCTGGTATGAATAA
- a CDS encoding RNA degradosome polyphosphate kinase — translation MYKDFYQPQNYVNRELSWIDFNGRVLEEALAPENPLLERANFLGITQSNVDEFFMVRVASLHKLSAANVTTTDASGMTPKEQLDAVNEKEHGMVEQRYQIYNDQLLPELASQNIQILHVRSLDAEQYEYVRRYFNEELMPVLTPMADDTSRPFPFISNNSLNIAIKLERDPESLHVKEHEILEGDQEIQGRSQEPHDENTENEEKFATVRVPEIYKRLVKLPGENQFVLLDELIKEFLSVLFPGYRIISSGTYRVMRDMDLDVAEEDTSDLLRAVQHQLREREHGHVMRLEVERDIDPWLENHLIKNLHVNETAVYRVNGPVDLTFLKKLSGMVKGHDELRYQPFKAHLDPRFDMDHNIFEAIRAKDHLVQHPYDDFQSVVNFIHQAATDDQVLAIKMTLYRVSGNSPIIKYLGMAAQQGKQVTVLVEVKARFDEQNNVRWARRLERMGCHVIYGLVGLKTHCKLALVIRRDEDGIRRYMHLGTGNYNDVTAHFYTDMGLFTCDYELGEDMTNLFNMLSGFARPRYFHKLRVSPDGIREFIDGKIDEQIKLAKAGSPALIRMKMNSLSDKQIIARLYEAAAAGVKIQLLIRGITCLRNDLPQLHENIEVHSIVGRFLEHSRIYYFKGNGHEEIYLASADMMTRNLNRRVEELFPVLESDTKARAIDIFDKMWQDNVKTRILHGNKYERIDRGKAQPFSCQEYFIDQAQAANRADKKETEQHQAASAFQPMTRHVSKLHLNDEKEDNAHD, via the coding sequence ATGTATAAAGATTTCTATCAGCCGCAAAACTACGTCAACCGTGAGCTTTCTTGGATTGACTTTAATGGTCGGGTTTTAGAAGAAGCGCTGGCCCCAGAAAATCCGCTGCTGGAACGAGCTAATTTCTTGGGGATTACGCAAAGCAACGTGGACGAGTTCTTTATGGTGCGAGTTGCCTCGCTGCATAAGCTTTCGGCCGCCAACGTCACGACAACCGATGCTTCCGGCATGACGCCTAAAGAACAGCTGGACGCGGTTAATGAAAAAGAACATGGCATGGTTGAGCAGCGCTATCAGATTTATAATGATCAGCTGCTGCCAGAACTGGCATCGCAAAATATTCAGATTCTGCATGTCAGAAGCTTGGATGCGGAACAATATGAATACGTTCGTCGCTACTTCAATGAGGAATTGATGCCGGTGCTGACGCCAATGGCTGATGATACGTCGCGGCCATTTCCTTTTATCTCCAATAATTCGCTCAATATTGCAATCAAGCTGGAACGCGATCCAGAAAGCCTGCACGTTAAAGAGCACGAAATTCTGGAAGGCGATCAAGAGATTCAAGGCCGCTCCCAAGAACCTCATGATGAGAATACCGAAAACGAAGAGAAATTTGCAACGGTCCGCGTTCCTGAGATCTATAAGCGTCTGGTCAAGCTGCCAGGCGAAAACCAGTTTGTCTTATTGGATGAATTGATCAAGGAATTTCTTTCGGTGCTTTTTCCGGGCTACCGCATTATTTCTTCTGGTACCTATCGGGTCATGCGGGACATGGATCTGGACGTTGCTGAAGAAGACACGTCTGATCTATTGCGGGCCGTTCAGCATCAGCTGCGGGAGCGTGAACATGGTCATGTCATGCGTCTAGAGGTTGAGCGTGATATTGATCCATGGCTGGAAAATCATCTGATCAAGAACCTGCATGTAAACGAAACAGCGGTCTACCGTGTCAATGGACCAGTCGATCTGACGTTTTTAAAGAAGCTTTCAGGGATGGTCAAGGGGCATGATGAGCTGCGCTACCAGCCGTTCAAGGCACATCTCGATCCGCGCTTTGATATGGATCATAATATCTTTGAGGCAATTCGCGCCAAAGATCATCTGGTTCAGCATCCTTATGATGATTTTCAATCGGTCGTCAACTTCATTCATCAAGCGGCTACTGATGATCAGGTCCTGGCAATTAAGATGACCTTGTATCGAGTCTCTGGCAATTCGCCGATCATCAAGTATCTAGGAATGGCTGCTCAGCAAGGCAAGCAGGTTACGGTTTTGGTTGAAGTCAAGGCGCGGTTTGACGAACAAAACAACGTTCGCTGGGCGCGGCGTCTAGAACGAATGGGCTGTCACGTTATCTATGGTCTGGTTGGCTTAAAGACGCACTGTAAGCTGGCATTGGTCATTCGACGCGACGAGGACGGCATCCGGCGCTACATGCATCTGGGGACTGGTAACTATAATGACGTTACGGCTCACTTTTACACTGATATGGGACTGTTTACGTGCGACTACGAGCTGGGCGAGGATATGACCAATCTGTTCAACATGCTTTCAGGATTTGCGCGGCCACGCTACTTCCATAAGCTGCGAGTCTCACCAGATGGCATTCGTGAGTTTATCGATGGCAAGATTGATGAGCAGATCAAGCTTGCCAAGGCCGGCAGTCCAGCTTTGATTCGCATGAAGATGAACTCGCTGTCTGACAAACAGATCATCGCGCGGCTTTATGAAGCGGCCGCGGCTGGCGTTAAGATTCAGCTGCTGATTCGCGGAATTACTTGTCTGCGCAATGATCTGCCCCAGCTGCATGAAAATATTGAGGTCCATTCAATCGTGGGCCGTTTTTTGGAACATTCACGAATCTATTACTTCAAAGGCAACGGCCATGAAGAGATCTATCTGGCCAGTGCCGATATGATGACGCGCAATCTGAATCGGCGGGTTGAAGAACTGTTCCCAGTCTTAGAGAGTGATACCAAGGCGCGGGCAATCGATATTTTTGACAAGATGTGGCAAGACAATGTCAAGACACGGATTCTGCACGGCAACAAGTATGAGCGAATTGACCGCGGTAAGGCACAGCCGTTTAGCTGTCAAGAATACTTTATTGATCAAGCGCAGGCGGCTAACCGAGCTGATAAAAAGGAAACGGAACAGCATCAGGCAGCCAGTGCCTTTCAGCCAATGACGCGTCATGTATCCAAGCTGCATTTGAATGATGAAAAAGAGGACAATGCGCATGATTAA
- the galE gene encoding UDP-glucose 4-epimerase GalE, with translation MAILVAGGAGYIGSHMVKDLIEHGYDVVVADNLSTGHKKAINPKAKFYYGDIRDRAFLDRIFVNEEIEAVVHFAAFSIVPESMSEPLKYFDNNTSGMVTLLEAMRDFGVKYIVFSSTAATYGTPEHMPIKETDPQKPINPYGLSKLMMEQMMAWADKAYGIKFVALRYFNVAGAAPDGTIGEDHGPETHLVPIIMQVAQGKRKELSIFGDDYDTPDGTNVRDYVHVMDLADAHILALQYLKKNNQSNQFNLGSSTGFSNKQMLEAAREVTGKEIPAKMAPRRPGDPDSLVAASEKAREVLGWKPKFDDVHDIIATAWKWHSTHPKGYDDRNN, from the coding sequence TTGGCTATTTTAGTTGCAGGTGGGGCCGGATACATTGGCTCACACATGGTTAAAGATTTAATTGAACATGGTTATGACGTTGTCGTTGCAGACAACCTTTCAACGGGACACAAAAAGGCCATTAATCCAAAGGCCAAGTTCTACTATGGCGACATTCGCGACCGTGCCTTTTTGGACCGGATCTTTGTCAATGAAGAGATTGAAGCCGTAGTTCACTTTGCGGCCTTCTCAATCGTTCCCGAATCAATGAGTGAGCCTTTGAAGTACTTTGACAACAATACGAGTGGGATGGTTACGCTTTTGGAAGCCATGCGCGACTTTGGCGTTAAATACATTGTCTTCAGCTCAACGGCCGCTACTTATGGTACGCCTGAGCACATGCCAATCAAGGAAACTGATCCGCAAAAGCCAATCAATCCATATGGTCTGTCCAAGCTGATGATGGAACAAATGATGGCATGGGCTGACAAGGCTTATGGCATCAAGTTCGTGGCTCTGCGCTACTTCAACGTGGCTGGAGCAGCTCCAGACGGTACGATTGGTGAGGATCATGGTCCCGAAACGCACTTGGTTCCAATCATCATGCAAGTTGCTCAAGGCAAGCGCAAAGAACTCAGCATCTTTGGCGATGACTACGATACGCCGGATGGTACCAACGTGCGTGACTATGTTCATGTTATGGATTTGGCTGATGCTCACATTCTGGCTTTGCAGTACCTGAAGAAGAACAATCAGTCCAACCAGTTCAACCTGGGTTCTTCAACTGGTTTTTCCAACAAGCAGATGCTGGAAGCGGCTCGTGAGGTTACGGGTAAGGAGATTCCAGCCAAGATGGCGCCTCGTCGTCCTGGGGATCCAGACTCATTGGTTGCTGCCAGTGAAAAGGCACGTGAAGTCTTGGGCTGGAAGCCGAAATTTGATGACGTGCACGATATCATTGCAACGGCTTGGAAGTGGCACTCCACGCATCCAAAGGGCTACGACGACCGCAATAATTAA
- the rsmI gene encoding 16S rRNA (cytidine(1402)-2'-O)-methyltransferase: MQQIRSFTDNETGRLYLVPTPIGNLDDMTFRAVKTLAAVDLIASEDTRHTQMLLNHFEIDTKQISFHEHNTEQRIPQLIEFLKQGKSIAQCSDAGMPSISDPGRELVAAAVEAGLQVVALPGANAGITALIASGLNPQPFYFYGFLSRKHQQQIVELTPLNQHQETMIFYEAPHRLAKTLSSMAEVFGLDRRAVLARELTKRYEEFCRGSLEELIQWADEHQIRGEFVILVAGNDHPDQPVDDAANLSLKEQIDQEIQHGLSTNAAIKLVAKRNQIKRQDLYRQYHEL; this comes from the coding sequence ATGCAACAGATTCGCAGCTTTACTGATAATGAAACGGGACGACTCTATTTGGTGCCAACGCCAATCGGCAATCTTGACGATATGACGTTTCGGGCCGTCAAGACGCTGGCGGCAGTTGATTTGATTGCTTCAGAGGACACGCGGCATACGCAGATGCTTTTGAATCATTTTGAAATTGATACCAAACAGATCAGTTTTCATGAGCATAATACCGAACAGCGGATTCCGCAGCTGATTGAGTTCTTAAAACAGGGCAAGTCGATTGCACAATGCAGTGATGCCGGCATGCCATCAATCTCTGATCCAGGTCGAGAACTGGTTGCAGCAGCGGTTGAAGCCGGTCTGCAGGTCGTTGCACTGCCTGGCGCCAATGCGGGGATTACGGCCTTGATTGCCTCTGGCCTTAATCCGCAGCCATTTTATTTTTACGGTTTCTTAAGCCGCAAGCATCAGCAGCAGATTGTAGAATTGACGCCGTTAAATCAACACCAGGAAACGATGATCTTTTATGAGGCACCGCACCGACTGGCAAAAACGCTAAGTTCAATGGCTGAGGTCTTTGGGCTGGATCGCAGAGCAGTCTTGGCAAGGGAACTGACTAAGCGCTATGAGGAGTTTTGTCGCGGGTCGCTGGAGGAATTGATTCAGTGGGCAGATGAGCATCAGATTCGTGGAGAGTTTGTGATTCTGGTGGCCGGCAATGATCATCCCGACCAGCCAGTTGATGATGCGGCCAACCTCAGCCTAAAAGAGCAGATCGACCAAGAGATTCAGCATGGCCTTTCAACCAATGCAGCCATCAAGCTGGTTGCCAAGCGCAATCAAATCAAGCGCCAGGATTTGTATCGGCAGTATCATGAGCTTTAA
- a CDS encoding DNA replication initiation control protein YabA, producing MSERVDKSKIYERFTRVTKQTKDLVDSMEELQSMMTAVLEENAELSIENEHLHQMLKQKHQQATKDGLTDSRRNLQKLYQEGFHVCNEYYGKRLDEDDSCAFCLDAIYGRHDQPQK from the coding sequence ATGAGTGAGCGAGTAGACAAAAGCAAGATTTATGAACGATTCACCAGAGTTACCAAGCAAACCAAGGATCTGGTCGACAGCATGGAAGAACTGCAGTCAATGATGACGGCGGTTCTAGAAGAAAATGCCGAGCTGTCGATTGAAAACGAGCATCTGCATCAAATGCTCAAACAAAAGCATCAGCAGGCAACCAAGGACGGCTTGACCGACTCAAGACGCAACCTGCAAAAGTTGTATCAAGAAGGCTTTCATGTCTGCAATGAATACTATGGCAAGCGACTTGATGAAGACGATTCATGCGCGTTTTGTCTGGATGCAATCTATGGGCGTCACGATCAGCCGCAAAAGTAA
- the tsaB gene encoding tRNA (adenosine(37)-N6)-threonylcarbamoyltransferase complex dimerization subunit type 1 TsaB, protein MKILAIDTSNHPMSVALVEDDQLLATTTLNMVRNHSIFLLPVIDDLFQKVQWQPQDLDRVVVAQGPGSYTGIRIAVTTAKVLADTLDIELTGVSSLKTVAANLPSATDALIVPFFDARRGNVFAGVYQWQDDQLVSVLPDQHLSIQALLDQLAKLEKPVLMAGELTDRLQKQLKNVPEQLKFLPTAFSIPSTYQLALLGEKAAPVKDIDAFVPQYLRITEAEAVWHHQHPDAPQQDYVREV, encoded by the coding sequence ATGAAAATACTTGCAATCGATACCTCTAATCACCCAATGAGCGTGGCATTGGTAGAAGACGACCAGCTTCTAGCCACCACGACGCTTAATATGGTCCGCAATCACAGCATTTTTCTTTTACCGGTAATTGATGATCTGTTTCAAAAAGTTCAATGGCAGCCCCAAGACTTGGATCGGGTCGTAGTTGCCCAGGGTCCGGGATCATATACCGGCATCCGCATTGCAGTAACTACTGCCAAGGTGCTTGCAGATACTTTGGACATCGAATTGACAGGCGTCTCCAGCTTAAAGACGGTGGCGGCTAACCTGCCTTCAGCAACTGACGCCTTGATCGTGCCATTTTTTGATGCACGACGCGGCAACGTTTTTGCGGGGGTCTATCAGTGGCAAGATGATCAGCTGGTCAGCGTACTGCCTGATCAGCACCTGTCAATTCAGGCCTTGCTGGATCAGTTGGCAAAACTTGAAAAACCGGTCTTAATGGCAGGCGAGCTGACTGACCGTTTGCAAAAGCAGCTGAAAAACGTGCCTGAGCAGCTGAAGTTTCTACCGACTGCATTCAGCATTCCGTCAACCTATCAGCTGGCCTTGCTGGGTGAAAAGGCAGCACCGGTTAAAGACATTGATGCATTTGTGCCGCAATACTTAAGAATTACCGAGGCCGAGGCGGTTTGGCACCACCAGCACCCCGACGCTCCGCAGCAGGATTATGTTCGAGAAGTTTAA
- the rimI gene encoding ribosomal protein S18-alanine N-acetyltransferase — MFEKFKNWLEQVGGTDRMPMTFASRSIRLNHQSGTISQAKEADITAMVHIEELIYGVAPWNRAAFAADLKKSDRLYLVLKNANGDVLGFIGCSFDWNRADAHITNFGVHPAFQRQGLGTYLLQTTRQIALAQAMRTMSLEVRVSNYQAQRLYRRMGFMDGELKRHYYLDNHEDALDMVAQLEEVKG, encoded by the coding sequence ATGTTCGAGAAGTTTAAGAACTGGCTGGAACAGGTTGGCGGAACTGACCGGATGCCAATGACGTTTGCCAGCCGTTCGATCAGACTTAATCATCAATCTGGTACGATCAGCCAGGCCAAAGAAGCTGATATTACTGCCATGGTGCATATTGAGGAACTGATCTATGGCGTGGCACCGTGGAATCGAGCGGCATTTGCAGCGGATCTGAAGAAAAGTGATCGGCTGTATCTGGTGCTGAAAAATGCCAATGGGGACGTCCTGGGCTTTATCGGCTGTTCATTTGACTGGAATCGTGCTGATGCTCATATCACCAACTTTGGCGTGCATCCGGCTTTTCAAAGACAGGGACTGGGAACCTACCTGCTGCAGACGACTAGACAGATTGCTCTGGCACAAGCAATGCGCACGATGAGTCTGGAAGTCAGAGTCTCCAACTATCAGGCACAGCGGCTCTATCGACGGATGGGTTTTATGGATGGCGAGCTCAAGCGGCATTATTACCTGGACAATCATGAAGACGCGTTGGACATGGTTGCCCAGCTTGAAGAAGTGAAAGGATAG
- a CDS encoding exopolyphosphatase: MKNSLFGIIFLEPDRLTLRIVELPTLKIITEVQSGALIVGSHNVANYAQNMQAIVDNLQGFQRILREYQVEKFAFYGSLEDLNMVEARYIADQLKVRTDLNIEWLSNNQLMASALAAVMAQMPRFNELSKKALYILTIGLNTTRLSYFRHGKFQTSWDIDLGEARVNHLAQTLRQTTTTPSEIILDYISSKLEYLVPELRHVKNSNLLIHNVGTMAQSYVKPDEMLGKVPRDDFEKRYQRIVSSSNQFIINHYNVDEQSVNWVLPNYLVISRTIHLLDAQRIYATSLRILDGLTIMQLGDRSLVDNMIRTSAANMAQRYGADTAHSTFVTRVALQLFDALQPIHRLDRHDRLLLEIACKIEDIGNFINPQGHYRHSQYILEANPLIGLSADDNRTIAEVARYHSSESPDVAQAHYRHMDDDIQMPVAKLAAILRVADSLDDSRLQKISRIELRLQDERLLITAHANDDLVLEKWAFQRKNQLFTDVYGLKPELIAKEGE; the protein is encoded by the coding sequence TTGAAAAATTCGTTATTTGGGATTATTTTCCTAGAGCCGGATCGCTTGACGCTTCGGATTGTAGAGCTCCCAACCCTTAAAATCATTACCGAGGTCCAATCAGGGGCCTTGATCGTTGGCAGTCATAACGTTGCCAACTATGCACAAAACATGCAGGCTATTGTTGATAATCTTCAAGGTTTTCAACGAATTCTGCGTGAATATCAAGTTGAAAAATTTGCCTTTTATGGCTCTTTAGAAGATTTAAACATGGTCGAGGCTCGCTATATTGCTGATCAATTAAAAGTCAGGACCGATTTGAACATTGAATGGCTCAGCAACAATCAGCTGATGGCCAGTGCCTTGGCAGCCGTAATGGCCCAGATGCCGCGCTTCAACGAACTCAGTAAAAAGGCGCTGTATATTTTGACGATTGGTCTGAACACGACGCGGCTTTCCTATTTCCGCCATGGCAAGTTTCAGACGTCGTGGGACATCGATTTGGGTGAGGCGCGCGTCAATCACCTGGCCCAAACGCTGCGCCAGACTACAACGACGCCAAGCGAGATTATCCTGGACTATATTTCAAGCAAGCTGGAATACCTGGTACCAGAACTGCGCCATGTCAAAAATTCCAATCTGTTGATTCATAACGTAGGAACGATGGCCCAAAGCTACGTTAAGCCTGATGAGATGCTGGGCAAGGTGCCGCGTGACGATTTTGAAAAACGCTACCAGCGGATCGTCAGCTCGTCTAATCAGTTCATTATCAATCATTACAACGTTGATGAGCAAAGCGTCAACTGGGTATTGCCCAACTACCTGGTGATTTCGCGCACCATTCATCTGTTGGATGCACAGCGGATCTATGCCACCAGTCTGCGCATTTTGGATGGTCTGACGATTATGCAGCTGGGAGATCGCTCGCTGGTCGATAATATGATTCGCACCTCTGCAGCCAACATGGCGCAACGCTATGGAGCTGATACGGCGCATTCAACGTTTGTTACCAGAGTTGCCCTGCAGCTGTTTGATGCCCTGCAGCCGATTCACCGACTTGATCGGCATGATCGCCTGCTCTTAGAGATTGCCTGCAAGATTGAAGATATCGGCAACTTTATCAATCCACAAGGGCACTATCGGCATTCGCAATACATCTTAGAAGCTAATCCGCTGATCGGTCTTTCGGCTGATGATAACCGTACGATTGCTGAAGTAGCGCGCTATCACAGTTCTGAGAGCCCTGACGTTGCACAGGCTCACTATCGGCATATGGATGATGATATTCAGATGCCGGTTGCCAAATTGGCGGCAATTCTTAGGGTAGCGGACTCGCTTGATGACTCGCGTCTGCAGAAGATTTCACGAATTGAGCTGCGCCTGCAGGATGAACGCTTGCTGATCACGGCTCATGCCAATGACGATCTGGTCTTGGAAAAGTGGGCCTTTCAGCGAAAGAATCAGCTGTTTACCGACGTCTATGGTCTAAAGCCGGAATTGATTGCCAAGGAAGGGGAATGA